A DNA window from Pseudomonas antarctica contains the following coding sequences:
- a CDS encoding type III secretion system HrpP C-terminal domain-containing protein: MRTEPIKHLAPPPAPVKTAAVPATPYPTGNPAPKRNDVLRNRQADSRVLSDSSPQLDADGVLFEQLIAPLPGEQDDQSGSQDGGSSHFSMFTPIEGVPTQLVDELALRLPDVGNRPFSATLLMPNLGKVQIQAQKNPSHWAIRLSFSRRDVLGRLGRHQPACEEAFSQALGHAVELSLQPAGDA; encoded by the coding sequence ATGAGAACTGAGCCGATTAAGCACCTGGCACCGCCACCGGCGCCGGTAAAAACAGCCGCCGTGCCCGCCACGCCTTACCCGACCGGCAACCCGGCGCCCAAGCGCAATGACGTGCTGCGCAACCGTCAAGCCGACAGCCGAGTGCTGAGTGACAGCAGCCCGCAGCTGGACGCTGACGGTGTGCTCTTTGAGCAATTGATCGCGCCGCTGCCGGGCGAGCAGGACGATCAGTCCGGCTCACAGGACGGTGGGAGCAGCCATTTTTCAATGTTCACGCCCATCGAGGGCGTCCCGACACAGCTGGTCGATGAACTGGCACTGCGGCTGCCAGACGTGGGCAATCGCCCGTTCAGCGCCACCCTGCTGATGCCCAACCTGGGCAAGGTACAGATCCAGGCGCAAAAAAATCCCTCCCATTGGGCGATCCGTCTGAGCTTCTCGCGTCGCGATGTGCTGGGGCGCCTGGGCCGCCATCAGCCCGCCTGCGAGGAGGCGTTTTCCCAGGCCCTGGGCCATGCCGTGGAGCTGTCTCTACAGCCGGCAGGTGACGCATGA
- a CDS encoding FliM/FliN family flagellar motor switch protein, with the protein MNEPHFGADSDVGKKEASVPFDEEPRQPWDDHAPTDMPAHDAAPASALNGLSLELTVRAGDVSFTLDEMQRLAPGSVVGITGIAPGEATLCHGERVVAHGELVDVDGRLGLRITRVVFDR; encoded by the coding sequence ATGAATGAGCCACACTTTGGGGCCGATAGCGACGTGGGCAAGAAAGAAGCCAGTGTCCCGTTCGACGAAGAACCTAGGCAACCCTGGGACGACCACGCCCCGACAGACATGCCAGCTCACGACGCCGCGCCCGCCTCTGCGCTGAACGGTTTGAGCCTTGAACTGACTGTACGCGCAGGGGATGTCAGTTTTACCCTCGACGAGATGCAACGCTTAGCGCCGGGTTCGGTGGTGGGTATTACCGGCATCGCGCCAGGTGAAGCCACGTTGTGCCATGGCGAACGCGTGGTTGCCCACGGTGAGCTGGTAGACGTAGATGGGCGCCTGGGCCTGCGGATTACCCGTGTGGTATTTGATCGATGA